The following proteins are encoded in a genomic region of Ictalurus punctatus breed USDA103 chromosome 15, Coco_2.0, whole genome shotgun sequence:
- the LOC108276335 gene encoding microphthalmia-associated transcription factor isoform X1, protein MQAESGIVPDLEVDEEFTEEPKIYYELKSQPIKHSTPQSDQQCLSLSCLSSSRVLLRQQLMREQLHDQERREKQRRSHAPPTSTQSSTPYLTQSPAIDVSTPVAPPTSALVPPEVLRVKTHLENPTKYHLQQAQRQQVKAYLSTTLGPFPSMPCVTQASDSRGIPAGQVNSAPNSPMALLTLNSTCEREMDDVIDDIISLESSYSDDILGMPLDPALHMANMMPLSVNMMDVYNNQSLAPPPISVSTSCPENLPNVKRDFCDADTHALAKERQKKDNHNLIERRRRFNINDRIKELGTLIPKSNDPDMRWNKGTILKASVDYIRKLQRDQQHAKELETRQKNLEITNRHLMLRVQELEMQARAHGLVPSPLCSPEHSAHPIKQEPMLVDCDTPTEGYITTSDPEAYGVMVKTTAAKLGDVLMETKLPLITSLSPKNSSSKSSISMEENERTC, encoded by the exons ATGCAGGCGGAGTCCGGGATCGTTCCGGACCTGGAGGTCGATGAGGAGTTTACCGAGGAACCGAAAATTTATTACGAACTGAAGAGTCAGCCAATCAAACACAG TACGCCTCAGTCAGATCAGCAGTGTttatctctctcctgtctctcctcGTCCCGTGTCCTCCTGCGTCAACAGTTGATGCGTGAGCAACTTCATGATCAGGAGAGAAGGGAGAAGCAGCGTAGAAGCCATGCCCCGCCCACTTCAACACAAAGCTCTACCCCATACCTCACCCAGAGCCCTGCCATTGATGTCAGCACCCCTGTGGCCCCGCCCACCAGTGCACTTGTCCCCCCTGAAGTGCTGAGG GTAAAGACCCATTTAGAAAACCCTACTAAGTATCACCTCCAGCAGGCTCAGAGACAGCAGGTGAAAGCATACCTATCGACCACGCTCGGCCCGTTTCCCAGCATGCCCTGTGTCACTCAGGCCTCTGACTCCAGGGGAATTCCAGCCGGTCAGGTGAACAGCGCCCCCAACAGCCCCATGGCTTTACTCACCCTCAACTCCACCTGTGAGagagag ATGGATGATGTaattgatgacatcatcagttTGGAGTCAAGTTACAGTGATGACATACTGGGGATGCCGCTGGACCCCGCCCTTCACATGGCCAACATG ATGCCATTGTCAGTGAATATGATGGATGTTTATAACAATcagagtttagctccgccccccaTCTCCGTCAGCACTTCCTGCCCTGAGAACCTGCCCAACGTGAAGAGGGACTTCTGTG ATGCAGACACTCACGCTCTCGCAAAGGAACGACAGAAAAAAGACAACCACAACCTGA TCGAGAGGAGACGGCGCTTCAACATCAACGACCGCATTAAAGAGCTTGGCACCCTCATCCCCAAATCCAATGACCC ggacATGCGCTGGAACAAGGGCACTATACTGAAGGCGTCAGTGGACTACATCAGGAAGCTGCAGAGGGATCAGCAACACGCCAAAGAGCTGGAGACCCGGCAAAAGAACCTGGAGATCACTAACCGCCACCTGATGTTGCGGGTACAG GAGTTGGAGATGCAGGCTCGAGCTCATGGACTCGTCCCCTCGCCTCTCTGCTCTCCAGAACATTCTGCTCATCCAATCAAACAGGAGCCGATGCTGGTTGACTGCGATACACCCACAGAAGGCTACATCACGACCTCTGaccctgaggcctacggggtcATGGTGAAGACAACAGCTGCCAAACTAGGTGACGTGCTGATGGAAACGAAGTTGCCATTAATAACAAGCCTTTCGCCAAagaacagcagcagcaagaGTAGCATTAGCATGGAGGAGAATGAGCGCACATGCTAG
- the LOC108276335 gene encoding microphthalmia-associated transcription factor isoform X2, with protein MQAESGIVPDLEVDEEFTEEPKIYYELKSQPIKHSTPQSDQQCLSLSCLSSSRVLLRQQLMREQLHDQERREKQRRSHAPPTSTQSSTPYLTQSPAIDVSTPVAPPTSALVPPEVLRVKTHLENPTKYHLQQAQRQQVKAYLSTTLGPFPSMPCVTQASDSRGIPAGQVNSAPNSPMALLTLNSTCEREMDDVIDDIISLESSYSDDILGMPLDPALHMANMMPLSVNMMDVYNNQSLAPPPISVSTSCPENLPNVKRDFCDTHALAKERQKKDNHNLIERRRRFNINDRIKELGTLIPKSNDPDMRWNKGTILKASVDYIRKLQRDQQHAKELETRQKNLEITNRHLMLRVQELEMQARAHGLVPSPLCSPEHSAHPIKQEPMLVDCDTPTEGYITTSDPEAYGVMVKTTAAKLGDVLMETKLPLITSLSPKNSSSKSSISMEENERTC; from the exons ATGCAGGCGGAGTCCGGGATCGTTCCGGACCTGGAGGTCGATGAGGAGTTTACCGAGGAACCGAAAATTTATTACGAACTGAAGAGTCAGCCAATCAAACACAG TACGCCTCAGTCAGATCAGCAGTGTttatctctctcctgtctctcctcGTCCCGTGTCCTCCTGCGTCAACAGTTGATGCGTGAGCAACTTCATGATCAGGAGAGAAGGGAGAAGCAGCGTAGAAGCCATGCCCCGCCCACTTCAACACAAAGCTCTACCCCATACCTCACCCAGAGCCCTGCCATTGATGTCAGCACCCCTGTGGCCCCGCCCACCAGTGCACTTGTCCCCCCTGAAGTGCTGAGG GTAAAGACCCATTTAGAAAACCCTACTAAGTATCACCTCCAGCAGGCTCAGAGACAGCAGGTGAAAGCATACCTATCGACCACGCTCGGCCCGTTTCCCAGCATGCCCTGTGTCACTCAGGCCTCTGACTCCAGGGGAATTCCAGCCGGTCAGGTGAACAGCGCCCCCAACAGCCCCATGGCTTTACTCACCCTCAACTCCACCTGTGAGagagag ATGGATGATGTaattgatgacatcatcagttTGGAGTCAAGTTACAGTGATGACATACTGGGGATGCCGCTGGACCCCGCCCTTCACATGGCCAACATG ATGCCATTGTCAGTGAATATGATGGATGTTTATAACAATcagagtttagctccgccccccaTCTCCGTCAGCACTTCCTGCCCTGAGAACCTGCCCAACGTGAAGAGGGACTTCTGTG ACACTCACGCTCTCGCAAAGGAACGACAGAAAAAAGACAACCACAACCTGA TCGAGAGGAGACGGCGCTTCAACATCAACGACCGCATTAAAGAGCTTGGCACCCTCATCCCCAAATCCAATGACCC ggacATGCGCTGGAACAAGGGCACTATACTGAAGGCGTCAGTGGACTACATCAGGAAGCTGCAGAGGGATCAGCAACACGCCAAAGAGCTGGAGACCCGGCAAAAGAACCTGGAGATCACTAACCGCCACCTGATGTTGCGGGTACAG GAGTTGGAGATGCAGGCTCGAGCTCATGGACTCGTCCCCTCGCCTCTCTGCTCTCCAGAACATTCTGCTCATCCAATCAAACAGGAGCCGATGCTGGTTGACTGCGATACACCCACAGAAGGCTACATCACGACCTCTGaccctgaggcctacggggtcATGGTGAAGACAACAGCTGCCAAACTAGGTGACGTGCTGATGGAAACGAAGTTGCCATTAATAACAAGCCTTTCGCCAAagaacagcagcagcaagaGTAGCATTAGCATGGAGGAGAATGAGCGCACATGCTAG
- the LOC108276335 gene encoding microphthalmia-associated transcription factor isoform X3, giving the protein MREQLHDQERREKQRRSHAPPTSTQSSTPYLTQSPAIDVSTPVAPPTSALVPPEVLRVKTHLENPTKYHLQQAQRQQVKAYLSTTLGPFPSMPCVTQASDSRGIPAGQVNSAPNSPMALLTLNSTCEREMDDVIDDIISLESSYSDDILGMPLDPALHMANMMPLSVNMMDVYNNQSLAPPPISVSTSCPENLPNVKRDFCDADTHALAKERQKKDNHNLIERRRRFNINDRIKELGTLIPKSNDPDMRWNKGTILKASVDYIRKLQRDQQHAKELETRQKNLEITNRHLMLRVQELEMQARAHGLVPSPLCSPEHSAHPIKQEPMLVDCDTPTEGYITTSDPEAYGVMVKTTAAKLGDVLMETKLPLITSLSPKNSSSKSSISMEENERTC; this is encoded by the exons ATGCGTGAGCAACTTCATGATCAGGAGAGAAGGGAGAAGCAGCGTAGAAGCCATGCCCCGCCCACTTCAACACAAAGCTCTACCCCATACCTCACCCAGAGCCCTGCCATTGATGTCAGCACCCCTGTGGCCCCGCCCACCAGTGCACTTGTCCCCCCTGAAGTGCTGAGG GTAAAGACCCATTTAGAAAACCCTACTAAGTATCACCTCCAGCAGGCTCAGAGACAGCAGGTGAAAGCATACCTATCGACCACGCTCGGCCCGTTTCCCAGCATGCCCTGTGTCACTCAGGCCTCTGACTCCAGGGGAATTCCAGCCGGTCAGGTGAACAGCGCCCCCAACAGCCCCATGGCTTTACTCACCCTCAACTCCACCTGTGAGagagag ATGGATGATGTaattgatgacatcatcagttTGGAGTCAAGTTACAGTGATGACATACTGGGGATGCCGCTGGACCCCGCCCTTCACATGGCCAACATG ATGCCATTGTCAGTGAATATGATGGATGTTTATAACAATcagagtttagctccgccccccaTCTCCGTCAGCACTTCCTGCCCTGAGAACCTGCCCAACGTGAAGAGGGACTTCTGTG ATGCAGACACTCACGCTCTCGCAAAGGAACGACAGAAAAAAGACAACCACAACCTGA TCGAGAGGAGACGGCGCTTCAACATCAACGACCGCATTAAAGAGCTTGGCACCCTCATCCCCAAATCCAATGACCC ggacATGCGCTGGAACAAGGGCACTATACTGAAGGCGTCAGTGGACTACATCAGGAAGCTGCAGAGGGATCAGCAACACGCCAAAGAGCTGGAGACCCGGCAAAAGAACCTGGAGATCACTAACCGCCACCTGATGTTGCGGGTACAG GAGTTGGAGATGCAGGCTCGAGCTCATGGACTCGTCCCCTCGCCTCTCTGCTCTCCAGAACATTCTGCTCATCCAATCAAACAGGAGCCGATGCTGGTTGACTGCGATACACCCACAGAAGGCTACATCACGACCTCTGaccctgaggcctacggggtcATGGTGAAGACAACAGCTGCCAAACTAGGTGACGTGCTGATGGAAACGAAGTTGCCATTAATAACAAGCCTTTCGCCAAagaacagcagcagcaagaGTAGCATTAGCATGGAGGAGAATGAGCGCACATGCTAG
- the LOC108276359 gene encoding transmembrane protein 106C, translating to MGGAEDSALVERVDDDSLDGRDRQEDIAQFPYVEFTGRDSITCPTCQGSGRIPSDQVNELVALIPYSDQRLQPQRTKQYVGLSVIVCLFVCSLVTFFMFPRPVLVEDGGIQSVVIHFDHDNSRVLINMTNALNFNNQNFFTVLVDSVNSQVLYMKTVIGTQQLDNIISIQPLSQRQMNFTVTVEISGSLSYVYAFCTMASIKVHNIVVFTQTSVKTSYVVRSAQNTLEAYRYIDCGANSTLHHPPDLHGSVLPHSGRRTLYTHTGSTH from the exons ATGGGCGGTGCAGAGGACAGCGCTCTGGTGGAGCGAGTGGATGATGACTCTCTGGATGGGCGGGACAGACAGGAGGACATCGCCCAGTTCCCATATGTGGAGTTCACAGGCAGAGACAGCATCACCTGTCCCACCTGCCAGGGCTCTGGACGCATCCCCTCAG ATCAGGTGAATGAGCTGGTGGCATTGATTCCCTACAGTGACCAGAGACTGCAGCCTCAAAGGAC GAAGCAGTATGTTGGTCTGtctgtgattgtgtgtttgtttgtctgctCCCTCGTCACCTTCTTCATGTTCCCTCGGCCCGTCCTGGTGGAGGACGGAGGGATACAGTCTGTCGTCATCCATTTTGACCATGACAACAGCCGCGTGCTCATTAACATGACC AATGCCCTGAACTTTAACAATCAGAACTTCTTCACCGTGTTGGTGGACAGTGTGAACAGTCAGGTTCTCTACATGAAGACGGTCATCGGCACTCAGCAGCTCGACAACATCATCAGCATCCAACCACTGAGCCAGAGACAG atgaaCTTCACTGTGACTGTGGAGATTAGCGGTTCACTGTCCTACGTGTA TGCTTTCTGCACCATGGCGAGCATTAAAGTTCACAACATTGTGGTGTTCACACA GACCTCAGTAAAAACCTCCTACGTGGTTCGCAGTGCACAGAACACACTGGAGGCATATCGCTACATTGACTGTGGCGCTAACTCCACCCTGCACCACCCACCTGACCTTCACGGCTCTGTGCTGCCCCACTCAGGCCGGAggactctgtacacacacacaggctccaCCCATTAA